A stretch of Brassica rapa cultivar Chiifu-401-42 chromosome A08, CAAS_Brap_v3.01, whole genome shotgun sequence DNA encodes these proteins:
- the LOC103833407 gene encoding uncharacterized protein LOC103833407, with the protein MSDVKDDPEISTKGKDNGSSSIKLPMLSSSNYTVWAMRMKIALKVNKVWETIEPGNKSEDKNNLAIALLFQSIPEALTLQVGELDTSKAVWEAIKARHVGAERVREARLQTLMAEFDRLKMKDGDTIDVFVGKLSEISSKSASLGEMIEEPKLVKKFLKSLPRRKYIHMVASLEQVLDRNTTSFEDIVGRLKAYEERVAEEDEESHDEETKLMYTNADSYQEGYGGGYGRGRGRGGRSNWRGRGRGRSGTYHSQKEAYKQGRGRDLSHINASNVRNRATMPLIVLIRS; encoded by the coding sequence ATGAGCGACGTGAAAGATGACCCTGAGATCAGCACCAAAGGCAAAGATAATGGATCTTCTTCCATCAAACTTCCGATGCTCTCTTCTTCGAATTACACCGTATGGGCTATGAGGATGAAGATAGCATTGAAAGTTAACAAGGTGTGGGAAACTATCGAACCAGGAAATAAATCTGAAGATAAGAATAACTTGGCTATTGCGTTGTTGTTTCAATCTATACCAGAGGCGTTAACTTTGCAAGTCGGAGAGTTGGATACATCTAAAGCCGTATGGGAAGCGATCAAAGCGCGGCATGTTGGAGCTGAAAGAGTGCGTGAAGCTAGACTACAAACCTTGATGGCAGAGTTTGACCGGCTTAAGATGAAAGATGGAGATACAATTGATGTATTTGTTGGAAAGCTATCCGAGATATCTTCAAAATCAGCTTCATTAGGAGAGATGATAGAGGAACCAAAGCTTGTGAAGAAATTTCTTAAAAGCTTGCCTAGAAGGAAATATATTCACATGGTTGCCTCTCTTGAGCAGGTCTTGGATCGTAATACAACTAGTTTTGAGGATATTGTTGGAAGGTTAAAAGCTTATGAGGAAAGAGTAGCTGAGGAAGATGAGGAATCGCATGATGAGGAAACCAAACTGATGTATACAAATGCAGACTCATATCAGGAAGGTTACGGCGGTGGCTATGGCAGAGGAAGAGGACGTGGTGGTCGCTCTAACTGGAGAGGAAGAGGCCGTGGCCGCTCTGGCACGTATCATAGCCAGAAGGAAGCATACAAACAAGGACGAGGAAGAGACCTCTCCCACATAAATGCTTCCAATGTGAGAAACAGGGCCACTATGCCTCTGATTGTCCTGATAAGGAGTTGA